A single window of Melospiza georgiana isolate bMelGeo1 chromosome 19, bMelGeo1.pri, whole genome shotgun sequence DNA harbors:
- the POLR2J gene encoding DNA-directed RNA polymerase II subunit RPB11-a — protein sequence MNAPPAFESFLLFEGEKKITINKDTKVPNACLFTINKEDHTLGNIIKSQLLKDPQVLFAGYKVPHPLEHKIIIRVQTTPDYSPQEAFTNAITDLISELSLLEERFRVAIKDKQEGIE from the exons ATGAACGCGCCTCCGGCCTTCGAGTCCTTCCTGCTCTTCGAGGGCGAGAAAAA GATCACCATCAACAAGGACACCAAGGTGCCCAACGCCTGCCTGTTCACCATCAACAAGGAGGACCACACGCTCGGCAACATCATCAAGTC GCAGCTGCTCAAAGACCCCCAGGTGCTGTTTGCAGGGTACAAGGTCCCACACCCTCTGGAACATAAAATCATCATCCGTGTCCAAACCACGCCAGATTACAGCCCCCAGGAAGCTTTCACCAATGCCATCACAGACCTGATCAGTGAGCTCTCCCTCCTGGAGGAGAGGTTCAGG gTTGCAATTAAGGACAAACAAGAAGGAATTGAGTAA